From one Diachasmimorpha longicaudata isolate KC_UGA_2023 chromosome 8, iyDiaLong2, whole genome shotgun sequence genomic stretch:
- the LOC135165499 gene encoding uncharacterized protein LOC135165499 isoform X3 codes for MVLCLTRLPFVWCIYCGINARAAQVRIGSPAVMVNGNIVSQMHQGMALAPLTPPAHELEQPHPLYGQPHIQVQHGVLVKAPSGISTHLTTLSHPGTPPDTPPVSASPPPLQLHHRNDRDLREKGGLLVQLHQQQPLLGQDDMQIGTGGMGWLTQSLRQEPLDLRPHCPQEQTPEPPHEAWSSHPQFQEQMQHLPRHLRHGGGYISMSGHLECYGPNGDHTNGILPSNNGVSSSMDDSQVRFQVARPLSVCSAGSMGGSGPSPGHPAHRTANSLYSNCNGSNPQDELMDDEVLMSLSVRELNKRLHGCPREEVSKIVRLKQKRRTLKNRGYAQNCRSKRLQQRHDLETTNRTLSAELQQLRLNNAQLVQERDMYKQRYEMMRARQNQQHNHNQNHHSAQPSPQHNRSTNHQQQTGHLQTAPMAQGQQPTAPPAPASPEVYL; via the exons ATGGTTCTGTGTCTGACCAGGTTGCCATTCGTCTGGTGTATCTACTGTGGGATAAACGCGCGCGCCGCACAG GTGCGAATAGGCTCACCAGCAGTAATGGTAAATGGAAATATAGTTAGTCAAATGCATCAGGGAATGGCACTAGCCCCGCTGACACCACCCGCTCACGAATTGGAACAGCCCCATCCGTTATACGGACAACCGCACATTCAGGTGCAGCACGGTGTGCTTGTTAAAGCACCGTCTGGCATATCAACGCACTTGACGACTCTATCACATCCGGGTACACCGCCGGATACACCACCCGTATCGGCCTCACCGCCACCACTCCAGCTACATCATCGCAATGATCGCGATTTGCGAGAGAAGGGTGGTTTGCTGGTTCAATTGCACCAGCAGCAGCCGTTACTCGGTCAGGATGATATGCAAATTGGCACTGGCGGTATGGGATGGTTGACGCAGTCGTTGAGACAGGAACCACTTGATTTGAGACCACATTGTCCTCAAGAGCAGACACCTGAGCCGCCGCATGAAGCTTGGTCTAGTCATCCGCAGTTTCAAGAGCAGATGCAGCATTTGCCGAGGCATCTCAGACATGGTG GTGGATACATCTCGATGTCCGGACACCTTGAGTGTTACGGCCCGAATGGTGACCATACAAACGGCATACTCCCATCGAACAATGGAGTGTCCTCCAGCATGGACGATTCCCAAGTTCGTTTCCAGGTTGCACGACCCCTCAGTGTTTGCTCAGCAGGCTCAATGGGGGGTAGTGGACCGAGTCCTGGTCATCCTGCTCATCGCACGGCTAACAGCCTCTACTCCAATTGCAATGGCAGCAATCCTCAGGATGAGCTCATGGATGACGAAGTGCTGATGTCGTTGTCAGTGCGAGAGCTTAACAAACGTCTCCATGGCTGTCCCAGGGAGGAGGTGAGTAAG ATCGTTCGGCTGAAGCAGAAGCGACGGACCCTGAAGAACCGTGGCTACGCCCAAAATTGCCGTAGTAAAAGACTTCAACAACGTCATGATTTGGAGACAACGAATAGAACACTGAGCGCTGAGCTACAACAATTGCGTCTCAACAATGCGCAATTGGTCCAGGAGCGGGATATGTACAAACAACGTTACGAGATGATGCGGGCGAGGCAAAATCAACAGCATAATCACAATCAGAATCATCATTCGGCGCAACCCTCGCCCCAACATAATCGATCGACGAATCATCAGCAGCAGACAGGACATCTCCAAACAGCACCAATGGCTCAGGGACAACAACCAACAGCACCACCGGCACCAGCGAGTCCTGAGGTTTATCTGTGA
- the LOC135165499 gene encoding uncharacterized protein LOC135165499 isoform X1, translating to MEVPEDHLAREYVQEFVLDHLDPADVKREVRIGSPAVMVNGNIVSQMHQGMALAPLTPPAHELEQPHPLYGQPHIQVQHGVLVKAPSGISTHLTTLSHPGTPPDTPPVSASPPPLQLHHRNDRDLREKGGLLVQLHQQQPLLGQDDMQIGTGGMGWLTQSLRQEPLDLRPHCPQEQTPEPPHEAWSSHPQFQEQMQHLPRHLRHGGGYISMSGHLECYGPNGDHTNGILPSNNGVSSSMDDSQVRFQVARPLSVCSAGSMGGSGPSPGHPAHRTANSLYSNCNGSNPQDELMDDEVLMSLSVRELNKRLHGCPREEVSKIVRLKQKRRTLKNRGYAQNCRSKRLQQRHDLETTNRTLSAELQQLRLNNAQLVQERDMYKQRYEMMRARQNQQHNHNQNHHSAQPSPQHNRSTNHQQQTGHLQTAPMAQGQQPTAPPAPASPEVYL from the exons ATGGAAGTACCTGAGGATCATCTGGCAAGGGAGTATGTCCAGGAATTTGTTCTCGATCATCTCGATCCTGCTGATGTCAAACGCGAG GTGCGAATAGGCTCACCAGCAGTAATGGTAAATGGAAATATAGTTAGTCAAATGCATCAGGGAATGGCACTAGCCCCGCTGACACCACCCGCTCACGAATTGGAACAGCCCCATCCGTTATACGGACAACCGCACATTCAGGTGCAGCACGGTGTGCTTGTTAAAGCACCGTCTGGCATATCAACGCACTTGACGACTCTATCACATCCGGGTACACCGCCGGATACACCACCCGTATCGGCCTCACCGCCACCACTCCAGCTACATCATCGCAATGATCGCGATTTGCGAGAGAAGGGTGGTTTGCTGGTTCAATTGCACCAGCAGCAGCCGTTACTCGGTCAGGATGATATGCAAATTGGCACTGGCGGTATGGGATGGTTGACGCAGTCGTTGAGACAGGAACCACTTGATTTGAGACCACATTGTCCTCAAGAGCAGACACCTGAGCCGCCGCATGAAGCTTGGTCTAGTCATCCGCAGTTTCAAGAGCAGATGCAGCATTTGCCGAGGCATCTCAGACATGGTG GTGGATACATCTCGATGTCCGGACACCTTGAGTGTTACGGCCCGAATGGTGACCATACAAACGGCATACTCCCATCGAACAATGGAGTGTCCTCCAGCATGGACGATTCCCAAGTTCGTTTCCAGGTTGCACGACCCCTCAGTGTTTGCTCAGCAGGCTCAATGGGGGGTAGTGGACCGAGTCCTGGTCATCCTGCTCATCGCACGGCTAACAGCCTCTACTCCAATTGCAATGGCAGCAATCCTCAGGATGAGCTCATGGATGACGAAGTGCTGATGTCGTTGTCAGTGCGAGAGCTTAACAAACGTCTCCATGGCTGTCCCAGGGAGGAGGTGAGTAAG ATCGTTCGGCTGAAGCAGAAGCGACGGACCCTGAAGAACCGTGGCTACGCCCAAAATTGCCGTAGTAAAAGACTTCAACAACGTCATGATTTGGAGACAACGAATAGAACACTGAGCGCTGAGCTACAACAATTGCGTCTCAACAATGCGCAATTGGTCCAGGAGCGGGATATGTACAAACAACGTTACGAGATGATGCGGGCGAGGCAAAATCAACAGCATAATCACAATCAGAATCATCATTCGGCGCAACCCTCGCCCCAACATAATCGATCGACGAATCATCAGCAGCAGACAGGACATCTCCAAACAGCACCAATGGCTCAGGGACAACAACCAACAGCACCACCGGCACCAGCGAGTCCTGAGGTTTATCTGTGA
- the LOC135165499 gene encoding uncharacterized protein LOC135165499 isoform X2, whose protein sequence is MEVPEDHLAREYVQEFVLDHLDPADVKREVRIGSPAVMVNGNIVSQMHQGMALAPLTPPAHELEQPHPLYGQPHIQVQHGVLVKAPSGISTHLTTLSHPGTPPDTPPVSASPPPLQLHHRNDRDLREKGGLLVQLHQQQPLLGQDDMQIGTGGMGWLTQSLRQEPLDLRPHCPQEQTPEPPHEAWSSHPQFQEQMQHLPRHLRHGGGYISMSGHLECYGPNGDHTNGILPSNNGVSSSMDDSQVRFQVARPLSVCSAGSMGGSGPSPGHPAHRTANSLYSNCNGSNPQDELMDDEVLMSLSVRELNKRLHGCPREEIVRLKQKRRTLKNRGYAQNCRSKRLQQRHDLETTNRTLSAELQQLRLNNAQLVQERDMYKQRYEMMRARQNQQHNHNQNHHSAQPSPQHNRSTNHQQQTGHLQTAPMAQGQQPTAPPAPASPEVYL, encoded by the exons ATGGAAGTACCTGAGGATCATCTGGCAAGGGAGTATGTCCAGGAATTTGTTCTCGATCATCTCGATCCTGCTGATGTCAAACGCGAG GTGCGAATAGGCTCACCAGCAGTAATGGTAAATGGAAATATAGTTAGTCAAATGCATCAGGGAATGGCACTAGCCCCGCTGACACCACCCGCTCACGAATTGGAACAGCCCCATCCGTTATACGGACAACCGCACATTCAGGTGCAGCACGGTGTGCTTGTTAAAGCACCGTCTGGCATATCAACGCACTTGACGACTCTATCACATCCGGGTACACCGCCGGATACACCACCCGTATCGGCCTCACCGCCACCACTCCAGCTACATCATCGCAATGATCGCGATTTGCGAGAGAAGGGTGGTTTGCTGGTTCAATTGCACCAGCAGCAGCCGTTACTCGGTCAGGATGATATGCAAATTGGCACTGGCGGTATGGGATGGTTGACGCAGTCGTTGAGACAGGAACCACTTGATTTGAGACCACATTGTCCTCAAGAGCAGACACCTGAGCCGCCGCATGAAGCTTGGTCTAGTCATCCGCAGTTTCAAGAGCAGATGCAGCATTTGCCGAGGCATCTCAGACATGGTG GTGGATACATCTCGATGTCCGGACACCTTGAGTGTTACGGCCCGAATGGTGACCATACAAACGGCATACTCCCATCGAACAATGGAGTGTCCTCCAGCATGGACGATTCCCAAGTTCGTTTCCAGGTTGCACGACCCCTCAGTGTTTGCTCAGCAGGCTCAATGGGGGGTAGTGGACCGAGTCCTGGTCATCCTGCTCATCGCACGGCTAACAGCCTCTACTCCAATTGCAATGGCAGCAATCCTCAGGATGAGCTCATGGATGACGAAGTGCTGATGTCGTTGTCAGTGCGAGAGCTTAACAAACGTCTCCATGGCTGTCCCAGGGAGGAG ATCGTTCGGCTGAAGCAGAAGCGACGGACCCTGAAGAACCGTGGCTACGCCCAAAATTGCCGTAGTAAAAGACTTCAACAACGTCATGATTTGGAGACAACGAATAGAACACTGAGCGCTGAGCTACAACAATTGCGTCTCAACAATGCGCAATTGGTCCAGGAGCGGGATATGTACAAACAACGTTACGAGATGATGCGGGCGAGGCAAAATCAACAGCATAATCACAATCAGAATCATCATTCGGCGCAACCCTCGCCCCAACATAATCGATCGACGAATCATCAGCAGCAGACAGGACATCTCCAAACAGCACCAATGGCTCAGGGACAACAACCAACAGCACCACCGGCACCAGCGAGTCCTGAGGTTTATCTGTGA